The Andrena cerasifolii isolate SP2316 chromosome 14, iyAndCera1_principal, whole genome shotgun sequence genome contains a region encoding:
- the LOC143376344 gene encoding uncharacterized protein LOC143376344 — protein sequence MMGEVIRVSGRAPDVGEFFKEAMLSQKFADVALCCPGGQRFLAHRLVLSAASPYLQEVLLAHSRTSSHCEPITVILAEVEAPELAALLGFVYTGSATVPRPRLNAFLHAAEALHIRLPPVPLVMTCSPADCKQEDTKDVKISPGCLECDRCRRPRRNLDADSAGKEEPYPSAESLEAAREIGPLPESMNFAGSRYAASRYRSATWPAPPFASAGPEKAVHGVDRLLDKAGTDRMDVGRYRAVHSRIDRICDRVGGYAESVVAGCDSSINGGQQEFCESGRSAYDLHGQLDPLESRMRAGEGRLEVNEEHSVRRDLVITENSFEEDRASWIDTCQSRAVSLQLPDRRPYEKSDHGWDLSCGEACFSWKTPKRHVANRVIASPWRQTIRPYHLPKLQPIVLQPHSDDIEIGENLRPSEVARPPAILASPDRRSSKNIAAIDHYYGVEVPISREMTYGNGPRSLEPGSVPVARHHDYYSPQVSFATTAQAVSSMSSEVRSSEVNLQPQNNVISTTTRLPSSDAVPSNANGKASYLGQVLAHPPQRSEISHPVSRLCDTIESSDKSDRFACLDAERAEKEPRKEEKLAERVIINSDNNNNDAIVGHDAPQRGGPSGAQEDHRCDQCGKTFVTKASLKVHIRTHSGEKPFRCADCGKQFSQLRNYKYHRSVHEGTREFAATCPECGKYFNDRGYLSSHMKIHRNRKEYGCAECGKSFNQRVAYNMHVRIHTGVKPHQCEQCGKAFSRKMLLKQHLRTHSGERPYQCQVCQKAFADRSNMTLHTRLHSGLKPYQCTLCSKAFTKKHHLKTHLNYHTGTKPYSCPNCGLRFSQSSNMRTHYKKCTVSNPGEEKGVQSAATEPSKAGQPRIISRPPTDALTPPNSDQELTILTPISKALGTEAGGT from the exons ATGATGGGAGAAGTGATTCGCGTCTCTGGGAGGGCACCGGACGTCGGGGAGTTCTTCAAGGAGGCTATGCTGTCCCAAAAGTTCGCCGACGTCGCTCTCTGCTGTCCTGGTGGTCAAAGGTTCCTGGCCCATCGTTTGGTCCTCTCGGCTGCTAGCCCTTATTTACAG GAAGTGCTGCTGGCGCACAGCAGAACGTCCAGCCACTGCGAGCCGATCACAGTGATCCTGGCGGAGGTCGAGGCGCCGGAACTCGCCGCGCTCCTAGGCTTCGTCTACACAGGAAGCGCGACGGTGCCCAGGCCGCGGCTGAACGCCTTCCTGCACGCCGCGGAGGCGCTCCACATCAGGCTGCCCCCTGTCCCGCTGGTGATGACTTGCTCGCCGGCCGACTGCAAGCAGGAAGACACGAAGGACGTGAAGATCAGCCCCGGGTGCCTGGAGTGCGATCGGTGCCGCCGTCCGCGGCGGAATCTAGATGCCGATTCCGCCGGCAAGGAGGAGCCTTATCCGTCGGCCGAGTCCTTGGAAGCCGCGAGAGAAATCGGACCGCTTCCTGAATCGATGAACTTTGCTGGCTCGAGATACGCCGCCAGCAGATATCGCTCCGCGACCTGGCCCGCTCCTCCTTTCGCGAGCGCCGGTCCGGAGAAGGCTGTCCACGGCGTAGATCGATTATTGGATAAGGCCGGGACGGATCGGATGGACGTCGGCCGATATCGCGCTGTGCACTCGAGGATCGATAGGATTTGCGACAGGGTCGGTGGCTACGCGGAAAGCGTTGTCGCTGGTTGTGACTCATCGATCAACGGCGGCCAGCAGGAGTTCTGCGAGTCGGGGAGGAGCGCCTACGACCTGCACGGGCAACTGGATCCTCTTGAGTCCAGGATGAGGGCTGGGGAGGGACGCTTAGAGGTGAACGAGGAGCATAGCGTAAGGAGGGACCTAGTGATAACAGAAAACTCCTTCGAGGAAGACAGAGCCTCGTGGATCGACACCTGCCAGAGCAGAGCTGTATCACTGCAGTTGCCCGACCGGAGGCCGTACGAGAAATCAGATCACGGCTGGGATCTGTCGTGCGGGGAGGCTTGCTTCAGCTGGAAAACACCGAAAAGGCACGTCGCCAACCGCGTGATAGCCTCGCCATGGAGGCAGACCATCAGGCCGTATCATCTGCCCAAGCTGCAGCCGATCGTTCTCCAACCCCACTCCGACGATATC GAAATCGGGGAGAATCTGCGCCCATCGGAAGTCGCGCGGCCTCCAGCCATCCTCGCCAGTCCTGATCGACGATCCTCCAAGAACATCGCGGCCATTGATCATTATTACGGTGTCGAAGTTCCTATCAGTCGCGAGATGACGTACGGCAATGGCCCCAGGTCGCTGGAGCCCGGCTCTGTGCCGGTAGCGAGACATCACGACTACTATTCGCCGCAGGTCTCGTTCGCGACGACCGCGCAGGCGGTCTCGTCGATGAGCAGCGAAGTGAGAAGCAGCGAGGTGAACTTACAGCCGCAGAACAACGTGATCTCCACGACGACGAGGTTACCGAGCAGCGATGCCGTCCCGTCGAACGCCAATGGGAAGGCCAGCTATTTGGGACAGGTCCTTGCCCACCCGCCGCAGAGGTCGGAGATCTCCCACCCCGTCAGCAGGCTGTGCGACACGATCGAGTCGAGCGATAAGAGCGATCGCTTCGCGTGCCTGGACGCGGAGAGGGCGGAGAAAGAGCCGCGGAAGGAAGAGAAGCTCGCCGAGAGGGTTATTATAAAcagcgataataataataacgacgcGATCGTCGGCCACGATGCTCCTCAACGCGGGGGGCCCAGCGGAGCGCAGGAGGATCATAGGTGCGATCAGTGCGGCAAGACTTTCGTTACCAAAGCATCCCTCAAG GTACACATCAGAACCCACTCGGGGGAGAAGCCTTTCCGGTGCGCTGACTGCGGCAAGCAGTTCTCGCAGCTGCGCAATTACAAGTACCACCGTAGCGTGCACGAGGGTACCAGGGAGTTCGCTGCCACGTGCCCGGAATGCGGCAAGTACTTCAACGACCGCGGCTACCTCAGCTCCCACATGAAGATCCACCGCAACAGGAAGGAGTACGGCTGCGCGGAATGCGGGAAGAGCTTCAACCAGCGGGTGGCCTACAACATGCACGTGCGGATACACACGGGCGTGAAGCCTCACCAGTGCGAGCAGTGCGGCAAGGCCTTCTCAAGGAAGATGCTGCTCAAGCAACACCTGAGGACCCACTCCGGCGAGCGGCCCTACCAGTGTCAGGTCTGCCAGAAGGCGTTCGCCGACAGGTCCAACATGACCCTCCACACCAGGCTGCACTCCGGCTTGAAGCCGTACCAGTGCACCCTCTGCTCCAAGGCGTTCACCAAGAAGCACCACCTCAAGACCCACCTCAACTACCACACCGGGACCAAGCCCTACTCCTGCCCTAACTGCGGCTTGCGCTTCTCCCAGAGCAGCAATATGAGGACCCACTACAAGAAGTGCACCGTCAGCAACCCCGGCGAGGAGAAGGGCGTCCAGAGTGCCGCGACGGAGCCCTCCAAGGCTGGACAGCCGAGGATCATCTCCCGACCCCCCACGGACGCGCTCACGCCGCCTAACTCCGACCAGGAGTTGACCATCCTCACGCCGATCTCGAAAGCGCTTGGGACGGAGGCTGGTGGAACGTAG